From a single Chlorocebus sabaeus isolate Y175 chromosome X, mChlSab1.0.hap1, whole genome shotgun sequence genomic region:
- the LOC140710771 gene encoding putative G antigen family E member 3 gives MSERVRTRSQSSERGNEQESSQPVESVIVQQPTEEKRQEEEAPTENQGIAPSGEIENEGAPAVQGPDVEAFQQELALLKIEDEPGDGPDVREGTLPTSDPTKVLEAGEGQL, from the exons ATGAGTGAGCGTGTAAGAACAAGATCCCAATCctcagaaagaggaaatgaacaaGAGTCTTCCCAGCCGGTTGAATCTGTGATT GTCCAGCAGCCCACTGAGGAAAAACGTCAAGAAGAGGAAGCACCAACTGAAAATCAGGGTATTGCACCTAGTGGGGAGATCGAAAATGAAGGAGCACCTGCTGTTCAAG ggCCTGACGTGGAAGCTTTTCAACAGGAACTGGCTCTGCTTAAGATAGAGGATGAGCCTGGAGATGGTCCTGATGTCAGGGAGGGGACTCTGCCCACTTCTGATCCCACTAAAGTGCTGGAAGCAG